Proteins from a genomic interval of Orbaceae bacterium lpD02:
- a CDS encoding YjiG family protein, with protein sequence MSNTHKRETNNPFDIFIIGARKGFNIAINNLMPNVVMAYVIAQILNLLGLMDFLGIVFSPAMTIFSLPGVAITVLLTAWLSASAGTGVAVSLFAHQQLGITDITILAPAIFLMGSQLQYMGRLLGVADVPKRYWPLLMVTSILNAIIAMLVMRVIIAL encoded by the coding sequence ATGAGTAATACCCATAAGAGAGAGACAAATAATCCCTTTGATATATTTATCATTGGTGCTAGAAAAGGCTTTAATATTGCCATCAATAACCTTATGCCAAATGTGGTAATGGCTTATGTTATTGCACAAATTCTTAATTTGCTTGGCTTAATGGATTTTTTAGGTATTGTTTTTTCACCAGCAATGACCATTTTTAGCCTACCAGGCGTCGCAATTACGGTATTATTAACTGCGTGGTTGTCAGCATCAGCGGGAACTGGCGTTGCCGTAAGCCTATTTGCTCATCAGCAATTGGGCATAACGGATATTACGATTTTGGCTCCGGCTATTTTCTTAATGGGTTCGCAATTACAATATATGGGTCGCCTTTTGGGCGTGGCGGATGTACCAAAGCGTTATTGGCCGTTGCTTATGGTGACGAGCATTTTAAATGCCATTATTGCAATGCTAGTTATGAGAGTGATTATTGCTCTCTAA